In Flavobacterium luteolum, the DNA window GATGTTCATAAAGTTTATGTCCCAGATGTAAATGAAACTTTAGGTTACGTTTTTGATGCTGTGAAATTGACTAAGGAAATGCTGAACGACGAAGTGCCATTAATTGGTTTCGCGGGTTCTCCTTGGACAATTTTCTGTTATGCTGTTGAAGGAAAAGGTTCTAAAAGTTTTGATACTGCAAAAGGATTCTGTTTTTCAAATCCAGCTGCAGCACACACTTTATTGCAAAAAATTACCGATACGACTATTTTATATTTAAAAGAAAAAGTAAAATCTGGAGTAAATGCTGTTCAGATTTTTGATTCTTGGGGAGGAATGCTTTCTCCTGTTGACTATCAGGAATTTTCTTGGAAATACATCAACCAAATTGTTGACGCTTTAGCAGATATTACTCCAGTTATTGTTTTCGGAAAAGGATGTTGGTTTGCTCTTGGCGAAATGGGTAAAAGTAAAGCTTCTGCATTAGGAGTTGACTGGACTTGTTCGGCTAGAAATGCGCGTTATTTGTCTGGTGGAAACATTACTTTACAAGGGAATTTTGATCCGTCAAGATTGCTTTCTCCAATTCCGACAATCAAAAAAATGGTTCACGAAATGATCGACGAATTCGGAAAAGATAAATATATTGTAAATTTAGGTCACGGAATTTTACCAAATATACCTGTAGACCATGCAAAAGCGTTTATTGACG includes these proteins:
- the hemE gene encoding uroporphyrinogen decarboxylase, with protein sequence MLKNDLFLRALKGETVQRPPVWMMRQAGRYLPEFRELRDKYDFFTRCETPELAAEITVQPIRRIAPDAAILFSDILVVPRAMGIHVELKDNLGPIIPNPIRSLADVHKVYVPDVNETLGYVFDAVKLTKEMLNDEVPLIGFAGSPWTIFCYAVEGKGSKSFDTAKGFCFSNPAAAHTLLQKITDTTILYLKEKVKSGVNAVQIFDSWGGMLSPVDYQEFSWKYINQIVDALADITPVIVFGKGCWFALGEMGKSKASALGVDWTCSARNARYLSGGNITLQGNFDPSRLLSPIPTIKKMVHEMIDEFGKDKYIVNLGHGILPNIPVDHAKAFIDAVKEYGN